A section of the Pseudomonas flavescens genome encodes:
- a CDS encoding bifunctional aspartate transaminase/aspartate 4-decarboxylase, with translation MSNEQAQNEDYAQYAKLSPFELKDELIKLASGSENRLMLNAGRGNPNFLATLPRRAFFRLGLFATAEAELSYSYMPHGVGGLPQIDGIEARFERFTSEHRDQPGVLFLAKCLSYVRDQLGLPASAFLHEMVEGILGVNYPVPPRMLRVSEQVVREYIVKEMIGGFIPAGTVDLFAVEGGTAAMTYIFHSLQQNGLLKRGDKVAIGMPAFTPYIEIPELEEFGLDQVHIDADPHANWQYPDAELEKLKDPAIKIFFCINPSNPASVKMDDRSLETVARIVSESRPDLFILTDDVYGTFADDFRSLFAICPRNTMLVYSFSKYFGATGWRLGVIAAHKDSVFDKALEALPDETKASLSRRYGTLLPDVKSLKFIDRIVADSRTVALNHTAGLSTPQQVQMVLFSLFALMDESDGYKTELKKLVRRREAALYRELGVAPEHDLNAVEYYTLLDLEELARKIHGDDFAAWVKAKFSSGDLLFRIAKETGIVLLPGKGFGTKQPAARVSLANLNEYEYASIGRSLRAMADQYYEEFKESKEGTQSSPKKAT, from the coding sequence ATGAGCAACGAGCAAGCCCAGAACGAAGACTACGCGCAGTACGCCAAGTTGAGCCCCTTCGAACTCAAGGACGAACTGATCAAGCTTGCCTCGGGCAGCGAAAACCGGCTGATGCTCAATGCCGGGCGGGGCAACCCCAACTTCCTCGCAACGCTGCCGCGGCGAGCCTTCTTCCGCCTGGGGCTGTTCGCCACCGCCGAGGCCGAGCTGTCTTACTCCTATATGCCCCACGGCGTGGGTGGTTTGCCGCAGATCGATGGAATTGAGGCGCGCTTCGAGCGCTTCACGTCCGAGCATCGCGACCAGCCCGGTGTACTTTTCCTCGCCAAATGCCTCAGCTATGTACGCGATCAACTAGGGCTGCCTGCTTCGGCCTTTCTCCACGAAATGGTCGAAGGCATCCTGGGCGTCAACTATCCTGTGCCGCCACGGATGCTCAGGGTTTCAGAGCAGGTAGTGCGCGAGTACATCGTCAAGGAGATGATCGGTGGATTCATCCCCGCCGGCACCGTCGATCTATTCGCGGTGGAGGGGGGCACGGCAGCGATGACGTACATCTTCCATTCGCTGCAGCAGAACGGCTTGCTCAAGCGCGGCGACAAGGTCGCGATCGGTATGCCAGCCTTCACGCCTTACATCGAGATCCCGGAGCTGGAGGAGTTTGGCCTGGATCAGGTGCATATCGATGCCGACCCGCACGCCAACTGGCAGTACCCGGATGCCGAGCTCGAGAAGTTGAAAGACCCCGCGATCAAGATCTTTTTCTGCATAAACCCCAGCAACCCGGCGTCCGTGAAGATGGATGACCGCAGCCTGGAAACGGTCGCGCGCATCGTATCCGAGTCGCGCCCGGATCTGTTCATCCTCACCGACGACGTCTACGGCACATTCGCCGACGACTTCCGCTCGCTGTTCGCCATCTGTCCGCGCAACACCATGCTGGTCTATTCCTTCTCCAAATACTTCGGTGCCACGGGGTGGCGCCTGGGCGTGATCGCCGCGCACAAAGACAGCGTTTTCGACAAGGCGCTAGAGGCGCTGCCAGATGAGACCAAAGCGTCGCTGAGCCGGCGATACGGCACGCTGCTTCCTGACGTCAAGAGCCTCAAGTTCATTGACCGAATCGTCGCGGACAGCCGCACCGTTGCCCTCAACCACACGGCCGGCCTGTCGACGCCGCAGCAGGTGCAGATGGTGCTGTTTTCCCTCTTTGCCTTGATGGATGAAAGTGACGGCTACAAGACCGAGCTGAAGAAGCTGGTGCGCCGCCGTGAGGCCGCGCTGTACAGGGAGTTGGGCGTTGCCCCGGAGCATGACCTGAATGCCGTCGAGTACTACACCTTGCTCGACCTTGAAGAGCTAGCACGCAAGATCCATGGCGACGACTTCGCCGCTTGGGTGAAGGCCAAATTCAGCAGTGGAGACCTGCTGTTCCGAATCGCCAAAGAAACCGGAATCGTGCTGTTACCGGGCAAAGGGTTCGGCACCAAGCAACCTGCCGCCCGCGTCTCCCTGGCCAACCTCAATGAATACGAATATGCCAGCATCGGCCGCTCGCTCAGGGCTATGGCTGACCAGTACTACGAGGAGTTTAAGGAATCCAAGGAAGGCACCCAGAGTTCGCCGAAAAAGGCCACCTGA